The proteins below are encoded in one region of Dasypus novemcinctus isolate mDasNov1 chromosome 13, mDasNov1.1.hap2, whole genome shotgun sequence:
- the LOC101435890 gene encoding protein FAM163A produces MTAGTVVITGGILATAILLCIIAVLCYCRLQYYCCKKSGAEDADEEEEHDLPAHPRGPTCNACSSRALDGRGSLAPPTGEPCSQPCAAGASHCAACSLYSAPFYIQTADMVPNGGGGERLSLVPTCYKEGGAPSLKTAAPQSYPVTWPGSGREAFTNPRAISTDV; encoded by the exons ATGACAGCGGGAACGGTTGTGATTACTGGCGGAATCCTAGCTACGGCCATCCTCCTCTGCATCATTGCTGTCCTGTGCTACTGTCGGCTCCAG TATTACTGCTGCAAGAAGAGCGGTGCCGAGGACGCAGATGAGGAGGAGGAGCACGACCTGCCCGCGCACCCCAGAGGCCCCacctgcaatgcctgcagctccCGAGCCCTGGACGGCCGCGGCAGCCTGGCGCCTCCCACCGGCGAGCCCTGCAGCCAGCCGTGCGCGGCAGGCGCCAGCCACTGCGCCGCCTGCTCCCTCTACAGCGCCCCTTTCTACATACAGACGGCTGACATGGTGCCCAACGGCGGGGGAGGCGAGAGGCTCTCCTTGGTTCCCACGTGCTATAAGGAGGGGGGGGCCCCATCCCTCAAGACGGCAGCGCCCCAGAGTTACCCGGTGACCTGGCCTGGCTCTGGGCGCGAGGCGTTCACCAACCCAAGGGCTATTAGTACAGACGTGTAA